CCTTTATTTAGTAATGTGCAATCCATCAAGCACATTCCCAGTTGTTATGTGTTGTGAACATTTTGCAACAGTTGACATGTGAAAAATCTGGCTTATATTGGTGAAATATCTTCAGAAATGTCTTTGTACTTTCCCCTCTAGATGAGATatccatttttttctgtattccaCATCTAGAAATATATGTCCTGCATAATACAGTTCTTATTTCTGTACCCTACCTCACTGTGATCTTGACATGTGCTACAAGAACAGGCTTCTGATCACTTCTTCCATATGGCATGGAGCTATTGTCCAGAAGTACAAACTTTCTTCTGTATAATAACTGTTATTTCTATTCTTGTCACCAAATCTGCTATGGCCAGGATTTGGAAATGAGCTTGCTCAGTGTGGCCTCATAAATTCTAAGTATCATCATTCAAgttagaaataataaaatagttattgAATCTCAAATTGACTCCTTAGGGGCATAGGAAACTACAGTAGTGCCATGAATCTGTGTCTTCATTCATTGATGTTTAAAGTGAGAGTCATCTCCGGCACTTCAGAAATTCTAGACAGCATTTTTCAGTAAAATGTACATAAAGATCACAGAgtggcagaaaaaaaccccaacaaaataaaaccacatcAGAAACCCTTAAAGTCAAACACTTACATGAAACTGTTCTTGTGTGCAAAATGATACTGCATGCCCCACTGATTTGTGATCACACTGATAGAACTTTACAGTGAGATATTAAGTCCAGAGACTTCTGTCTGTCGTCCTCTGTTTTGTCTGTCAGTTTGTTCGTTTTCCCATTCTTTTGAAAGAACTTTATAAAAAGTCTGAAAAGTAAATCAAGCCTGTGTTTCCACACAGCAAGAGTTCTGCTAGAGCAGCAGGGAACACTCCCTGTTAAGAAAGAAGATGTTATTGTGGCATGTTTATATCCCTGCAGATTAGCAGTCTGTATTGTCTACTTAAATTCTTGCACTTAAAATCTTAAATTCTGATGAAACAAAGGATTTGATTTAGTAGATCATCACCTTCTTGATTCAGGGCAGAGGTGGTATAAGTTAGGTATAAGGGGAGGTATAAGTTAGACCTGAGTGCTCCCAGGGTCACAGGATGCTGATAATATGATACAGTATTTTTTGCACTGATGCTTTGTCCTTGTTTTATTACATGCCAACATTTCAGGCCAACCACTGCTTGTAACAATGAGCCTTAAGCCTGGAAAATGCTTACATTCTTTAGCCACAAgtctaattaaaaaaacccaaattccaATGTTGTTGGagtcttgtttgtttgtttgtttgtttgcaagCCTAGCAGTGTAAACTAATACTTTGTAACATGGCTGaattctggtttggttttttgagcTGCAGCTTCAGTTGGGAACAGCGCATAAGCAATGTAGGGTATCCATCCATATGTGCTAACAAATGGCTTGAAGTGATAGAAGTAACTCTGGGAATAACTCAGATAAATGTCTAATGGAGATACATTGTATACCATCAGCAACATGTGAAAGGCAATTTTAGTCTTGTGTTTTACAATGCCCTTCACTGCAGTTGAAGCCAATATCTAGGAAGCCTCCTTAAGAACAATCACTGTTACCATTTAAGGCTGAACTTCTCTATACCTGTATCTTTGGCTCCGCTTAGCACAGACGCTCTGGTTAACATTGTTTGCTTAATTCTCACACTCTTTTGTCTCTGACTTCCCTCCAACAGACATCTCAGCCAAGCCCTGGTGGTCAGTCTACATGCAGCAGCGAACAGTCCCCCATCAGCAACTATTCCAACAATGGGATCGAGCTTTCTCTGACCGGTGGTGGTAGTGTAGGAGACCTCAGTGTCATCGATGAAACCCCAATCATGGACTCTACCATTTCCACAGCCACCACAGCACTTGGCTTACAAGCCAGGAGGAACATGACAGGGACCAAATGGATGGAGCAAGTGAAATTAGAAAGGTTGAAACAAGTTAATGGAATGCTTCCAAGACTGAACCCCGTTCCACCTTCCAAAGCCCCAACCTTGCCGCCTCTCATAGGAAATGGTGAGATACACATAAGAGGAGTGATAACGCTTTTTGTCCTTAATCTTGTTGCTTGCTAGCTCAATCTTGCAACTCTTGCAGGAGTTGCACAGCTCAGGAAACTCAGCAGCTGTGAAATGGTTTGTAAATTGATCACTTTCTGTTTGTTCCCTCATTGTAAGTTCTTCTACCCACACCCTCTTAGATGTCTGATAGTCCTGTGTCATACAGAACAGGAGCCCGTGAGGGAGCCATGGATCACATTTTAAATATTCCCTACAGGTAGAGGTTCTGACCCAAGATCACCATAATTCTGTCCTGTTTTGAGACAAGGTAGAAGAAATAAATACCTGTTAGTTTACTGTATGGAAGTCTTTCTGTTGAGCCTTTGCAAGGCAGCCTTTGCAGAGATTTGGTGGGCTTCCCTTTAAATAACTTGTTCCTACACATAGAAGAAATCATAGGTACAGGTGCTACTGCAGCAGAGGGCAGATATCCATGAATGGGAGCAAGGCAAGGTTGAACTCTGAAGATCCCCAGTTGTTTTCCTCCAAAGAGCTGCTCATCACCAAAATAGATGTTGCTGCTGCCCCTACTTTGCCTACAGCATGCCTGTAGGTTTCTGGGCTCcacccagcagtgacagcccaGGTTTTGTGAGACCCATTCAATCAAAAGAAACTATGTAAAATTAAGAAATGTATCCTGTTTacttaaaaccaaaacaaaacaaaacaaggaaacCAGCAAAGATGTTTTGCAGTTGTTAGGAGTTATTTCAAGAATATTTCAAGAAGTATTAGAAATGACCTTGAATAGCCTCCAATTTGTATATTTTGCCATTCCATGCAAATGCCTGTTCAATTATATTTTGCCTATAAAAAGCTCCCTTACGAATGTGTCCTCCTGGCACATCAGCCAGCATAGCTGCACTGCAGGCTGGAGTACTGCACCAGCTGATGACAGTTTGTGGCTATGGGCTATAAATTTTCTGCTGGGATTCACACTGAAATGTTACCCTTGAGTCTCCGAATTAGCTTTTAACCTAAGGACACAGTTTTTATCCCTACTTCTTGCAAGAAAGAGCACTGCTGTAATTGGCTGTGATGATGTTCTTCCTCTATACTCCACTTACATCTTTACTGTGTGTTTTCTCACCAGTTTCTGGATAATACCTCTTAGTTTAACTGTGAATTTTACCCGCAGGTACCCAGTCgaacagcagctgcagtgtcGGAGGATCCATGACTATTCTGCCAAACAGGAATGAACTCTCAAGTACGGACATCACTGTGTTGAACATGCTGAACAGGAGGGACAGCAATACCAGCACAATCAGTTCAGCCTACCTGAGCAGCCGCAGGTCCTCTGGAATCTCACCTTGCTTCTCCAGCCGGAGGTCCAGCGATGCCTCCCAGGCGGAGGGAAGACCGCAGAACGTGAGCGTTGCAGACTCCTACGACCCCATCTCAACGGATGCCTCCCGGCGCTCCAGTGAAGCGAGCCAGTGTGATGACCTGCCAAGTCTTCTCAGCCTCACCCCAGCCCAGCAATACAGGCTGAAAGCTAAATATGCAGCAGCTACTGGTGGACCCCCACCGACTCCACTGCCTAACATGGAGAGGATGAGCCTCAAGACAAGGATGGCACTCTTGGGTGATTGCAGGGAGTCTGGAGTATCTCCACTGCCTCCAGTGAATGTCCCTCGAAGATGTAGTGATGGTGGGGCAAATGGTTACAGCAGGAGGCATTTTCTGTCTCACGAAGCTTTAGGAAATGGGACAAGGAGAGCCAGTGATCCAGTCAGAATGGCCTCCGACAACCTCTCTGGCCCGAGGGTCCAGCGTTTCAACAGTCTTAATAGCTTTAACACTCCTGCTTTGCCTCCATCCATGGAAAAGCGCAACCTTGTTCTTCAGAACTACACCCGTTCTGAGGGTGGCGTCTTCCGCAGCTTCAGCTCCCCGTGTCCTCCGAGCATCAGCGAGAACGTCGCCCTGGAGGCTGCTACAATGGAAGCAGGTAGCAGTCTGAACGATGAGGATCTCCTGCCAGATGACGTGGTCCAGTATCTGAACTCCCAGAACCAGGGCATGTACGACCATTTGTTGAACAATGTCCTAGATAGCAACAAAATGCATCACAGCTCAGTTTCAGGAAACAATTCCAGCAACTTTGACCAAGCCCCTCCACCAAGCAGTCAGCAGGCAGGTCCCGAGGCAAATAAGAGCGACTTGCCCATCCAGTGGAATGAAGTAAGCTCAGGAAGTTCTGACTTGTCTCCTTCAAAGCTGAAATGTGGTCAGCGGTCAGCAGTGCAGCAGGCTCGGGCCTTCAGACTGCATAACAACATGATGGTTCAGCAGCAGAACCTGGAGAGAAGCAACATGGCCCAGCAGAATGGCTATGGGAACCTGATGGAGAACAACACTTCCTACAGTTTACAGCAAAATATGACTCTTGGCAGCGGAGCTGGGAATTCTTTCAGTGTGCAGTCCAACAAGCCTTACAGCGAAAGCATGGGCAGGCAAGCAATGATGTCTGGTGTGACAAACAATTCCTGTGGCATGGCAGTGCAAGGGCAGAAGCTGAGAATCAGCAACATGCCAGTGAATGGGAACCAGCAAAATTTCAGCCATCCCCTGGCATCCAGCGATCAAACCACCAGTATGGCAAATGGGATACAGGACAGGAATATGATGGAACAGGAATATTTGCAAAGCCAGCCAGTCGGAGAAGGTGTTCGTTACCAGGGAGTCAGTCAATCTGGTCAAATGATGCTAGGGCAGGTTAGTCCTACCTCACAAGGCAGCCTGTATCAAGGGCCACAGAGCTGTCCACTGGTGTCTCACACCATTGGTAGCCAGCCTTCAGGTTTGTCAGTGGCCAAAAGTTACCAATCATGCTCGAATTACAGCAGCAACAGACGGCAAAACATGTTGAGAAACAACCTGTCGCAACAGCAAAGACACGTAGGTGATGGCAACCAGACGTACAGGGTAAACACCATCAAGATGGAAATGCAAGGTCAATCACAGCAGTTCTGCTCCAACATGCAGAATTACTCTGGTCAGTTGTATGACCAAACCATGGGCTTTAGCCACCAAGCTATGAAAACAGGTTCTTTCTTTGGTTCAGAAgccagctgcctgctgcaggggaCTGCAACTGAAAACTCATCTGAACTTCTTTCCCCGGGGGCTAACCAAGTGTCAAGCACAGTTGACAGCATTGACAACAACAGTCTAGAGGGTGTGCAGATAGATTTTGATGCTATCATAGATGATGGGGACCATGTCAGCTTGATTTCGGGAGCCCTGAGCCCAAGTATCATTCAAAATGTCTCCCGCAATTCCTCACGCCTCACCACTCCCCAAACATCTCTTACATTCCCAGCTATGCCTGTAAGCACAACCAACATGGCTATTGGGGACATGAGCTCTTTGTTGACCTCACTTGCAGAAGAAAGCAAGTTTCTTGCTGTTATGCAATAgacataaaaaacaaaaaacacttaGGAGAtaacagatggaaaaaaaaaagactcatATTTTTTAGTTGTGTATGTATTTTAGCAATCTCATCTCACCTAAATGGGATGTGTTTCAAGTATATTCCTTTTATGGAATAAGGACTCTGAAAACCCTAAAGTGTTCTAGGGAGAAACTGTCTTCCATTTCAGTTTTGAATCAGTATTGCTACGCCCATTccctccctttctctcttttctctctctctcttgtgcCCTTTTCAAATGTCTGTatgcttcttttatttttcatttgttttttacCTGTAAACCAATGTAAACGTGTGAAGTGCatgttgtggggttttctttcttttgttttgctttggggtttttttttgtaaagaaaGGCCTGATGAAATGACAATTTTCTGTTACTCAAATGAATCCAGACCTTGTAAAACTGTTGCAATTTTTCCTCTTGAACCTATAACCAGGCACAATGTGAAGTGAGCATACAGTGATGAAATCCTCTCTGGATGCATTGGACCCATCACACTGAGGTGGAAAACCAGCCTAGAAATGCACTGCCATGCTACTCCTGGGCTGCAGTTTCAGAGACACGGAGCACAAAAAGTTGGGAGGTTCAAGCAGATAAGAAATGTAAAAATCATCAGCCCTTTGATGTCTAGCAGAAGCTTATGGTTTTTGTAAACCCACACAGAGATAGCTGTCACTGCCTTGAATAACAGTTCTGAGATTGTGTCATGTTCAGCCTATttcagaggaaggagaggacCAGAAAGCTGTTCGTAGTCCAGCTCTCATCTTTTGCAGAATTTGGTATTCTGGTGTTCAGCCTTCTTTTTTAAATGACTGAATAGCAAAATTATGGGTGCGTATAGTGACTTGGGTAGTCTACAGTCTTCTCATTGCATATCACATTTGTGGAGGTACAGTCAGGGTCTTAGGAAGTATTTCATACAATGAAATAACAAAATTGCAGTATTTCACACTGgggaattccttttttttttttttaatgcaaattgTTGAGGTGTAACTTGCTGAGCCACTGGTTCTTATTTGCTGGAAGAACTGTGTGTAATTCCCCTGTAGCCCAGACAGCTCCATGGATACATAGAGCTTCAAAAGCATCATGAGCAAGTCATGTAAAAGAAGTAGAAAATGAATGGCTGGCCCAGTTCTCAGACTAGCCAAATAAATCAAAGCAGTTGCAAGCAATCTGATAATCTTAAATGTTTTTCCACTGTGTCCAGGCtttacaaaattaaattaaaactgcCATTAAAAATAGCAAAGAAACAAGGGGAACAGCAAGTATTCACAGATCACAGACTATTCTGATCTGGAATTATTATCAGGTCCAACTCTTCAGTGAATGGCCTGTATGAGGATCAAACCCACAACTTTGATGCTATTAGCACCATGCTCTAACCAACTGAGTTGTCTGGCAACTAATCAAAGCTCTGAAAGACCAACCCagcttctttctctctctcttggtGACACCATGTGCAGTTAATTTCCAAGCAAACCAGTGGGTCAATGCCCAGGGTCAGTCACACTGGCAAAAAATTGAAAGCAGTGCACTGTGATCATTAAGCTGCTCACTGGTAGAGGTGAATGGCATTTTCTCTGTGAGCACTGGCTTGTTtttggctctgctgggctccatGTCTGCACCCATGAGTACACAGTGCTCCTGAGTGAATAGCCTGCTGTGGGGAACAATCATGGTTTAAATTCACCCACTCCTAGAAGCTGTATGGAGTTCCAACCCTCGAAGACTTCTCAGTTAAATCCCAATAGCGAAGTCCTACTATGGGATGTAGATTGTGCAGGCACCTACAGTCATGGGTTTGATGTCTATGAGGAGCTGATGTTATAGTAGACACACAGCAAGATGAGGGAGCGTAGTCAGTTTTGAAATACAGACAAACTTTACCCCAGTCAAAATCAGAAGGTGACTTCTGTAGGCTAGAAAACCAACTGTAAAAGAAAAGGTGAAATACCAGCTGATTCAGGACATGGCATTTGAGAAAATGTGGAGGAATTGAATCTCAGTGAAGCTGTCAGATAACATTTATCTGTTAACAGCTGTTGGAATCAGAGCATGAATGTATAAATCAGTAGGAAAACATCATAGGAATTTGGTGCAAGGGCCATGTTTGAGTTTATCACAGCACGCACCAAGAGATTTGCACTGTGAGCTGGAATGTCAGAAATCAAGACAAATGTAAATGTCCTACACCTTTTATCATTACCTAGTTCCTGTCTTTCTTGTTATGTTTAGCCAGCATTTCTTTCTTACCCTGTCCCATGCACACATATTCACTCATCCTGCACTCTTCCCTTTGACACTTCCCCTCCCagcttccctgccctgcccagctatCACAGCCTGCCTGCCGTGCTCCTTGGGCTGCcgggcagctgggcacagctcaccATGGCCAGTGACTGCATTGCTGTGCCAGTGGGAGgaagctgctccctgctgcccaaAGGGCCTGCAGAGACCTGCTGCCTGTACACAGCCATTGtcgctgctgtgctgctgggacaaGAAGGGATGCATCCCTCTGGGCAGGGCAAGGGATGTTccaagggctgtgctgtgcattgcagtgctgggatacagcccacagccctgcagagaagcagcactATAGGCATGAGGGAAGGCTGTGCTGGATGTGTTTCAGATAGCTCTCAGTAACCAATCCTGGCTGTTTATTAGAGCTATCAATTACATGTTTATAAACAATTTCAACAGGGAGACTTATGACCAGCCTGGGAGTAGGTGGCTTGGGAGAGAAGTCTTTTATTGTAATGGAAccaatacattaaaaaaaccccaaacatccccAACTATTTTTTAAACTCAATTTTCCAGTTCATAATTGTATCTGCTGGTGCAATTGATGCTGGGAAGCTATTAACAGATGTGATCCATCAGAGCTTAGAAGGAGCCATTCATATTGCTCCAGGCTAAAAGGCACTGTTTGAGTAGCCAGTTTGCCTTCCTGGATTTGACAAACCTTTGTCACTCACTTAGCCTTGTCTTGGGCCAACAGTGTGTCTTGGCAGAAACCACATGCTCAAGAAAGGCATCCCATTTGATTTGGCAAAGCTGAAGAATCAGAGACTCCACTGTGTCCTTGGGGAGTTTGTGCAAAGGATTTATCATTTTCATCATTAAGTGTATGTGCCACTTCTGTTCATGTATCACTTCAGCTTTTAGTGTTTTCTCACGCTTTTCTGTTTTACACTAAAGAGCCTGGTTTTGGTACCTGTGAGGGTAGCAATACATCACAGCCCAGCTATCTTGGGTCTTTTTGATAAGGTAGACTTTGGTTCTGTTTTGATAAGGTAGACTGGTCTCTCTGAACATGGCACTGTTACACTGGACACCAGCTTTCACTTGTCAGCCTCCTTCTCAACATGTGGCAGTCTGGGGAAAGTCCCATCTACACTGGTGGGATGAGTTACTAGCACCCCTCTACTCTTCCAGTTACAGAGTTGTTTTTGTGTATGTGGCACATCAGTTGATATTTGCATAGCTGTTGGAAACCCACTGCTCACCCAAGAGTACAGGAAAATGCACAAAATATCATGAATGCTCTATTGTTAGAGCATTGCAGCATAGGTCTAAATCACCATTTCTTGTAATGGCTCTGTGAGGGTCTTCCATATGCATCTCTGTCGGCCTTGGGCACACCAGTAACACTCAGCCTGCCTGAAGTGTGTGTGTTTCCCCACACAGTTTCGCTTTTCACAAAGTGGAAGTTGCCAGTGAAGAGTTTATCTGTCAGCCACGTGCAGGTGACGGAAAGGTGTGTTTGCAGTAAAGTCATTGGGCTTCCACGTGGGAGTGAAATGGTCCCACACATCCACACGTGGCAGGTGATGTTATTCTCTCCTTGGGGAATGGCCCCACGTGGTACGTGCATTAAGGTGCTGGCTGGCTGCTGACTTCCCATCACTGATTCCCCCCTCCTCAGTGGGATGACTGGTCAGCTCGCCCAGGCCTGTCCCTCCATGGCTTGTCCTCCTGGACAGCAGTGTTTATATTCCCACAATGTATGTGCCTTATTTTGTGTTGACCCTGTGAAAGAGAGGGACCAGGATGTGTTGCCAAATTTTCCTGATGAGGCTGTACTTGCCATTGAGCTAATAGCACATACCACTGTTAATAGTGTCCAAAACATCTTGTAAACCTCTGGTATTCATGTGTTATTGTCCTTGGATTGGTGGAATGTCTCCTATGGAACAGTTACTGTTGTCAGTCCTGCAGATGTGTAAGATAAAAAAAgtgttgcttttttaaaatttttttaaatttttttttataaagcttgtaatccttaaaaaaaaaaaaaaaaagagaatgtgtAAATACATTTATGTACGGTAGGAATAGTGTTCAGTTGTAACAGACCTTAGTGGTCTTCATTTGATAAACCTGCAGTTATGATCTGATGTTTCTCAAGCCTTAGGTTGATCTGAAGGGTCTGTAGCACTGTGTACATATGAACTGTACTTCTGCTTTCAGAACCACTTAGCTTTTTtgtaacaaagaaaaaaatgtttcttacaatgtcaataaaaacaaaagccTTTGTACTTAAGTTCTTAGCTTTCAGCTTCTGAAATATCTCCTTGGGGGAGGCAGCTTTTTTTTCATACATCTGAAAAGCCTGGTTGCAATCAGTGCTTGTATCGCTTCCACTCAGAGCTGCTTACCAGcctctttctgcttcccagcttGTTGCTTCACTCCATTCACAGTTTAAATACAGATGGGAAAACAAAACAGGGTGTTTACCTCCTTGCTAAAAAAAGATGGCTGACGACTGTTGGgtggaaaaacaaaagaaaatgcagtGTCACACCGATGAAGTGTTTGAAGGGAGGAGAGAGACTGACCTGGTTaactgctgctggagcagtcaGCAGTTCAGAGGCCAACGCCAAGCTGTGCTGAACTCTGGGCTGTCCTGTGGGGGCTGTTTTTCCATCCCTTGCTTGCCAAGGGTGTCTCACAATGCCTTGCCCACCCATGAAGAAGcatgggagggagagagggagggaggaaggaaagtTCCCCTGGCTGGGTTAATCTGTAGATGTCCACTCAGGTGGGTTACAGCGTGATCTGCAAAGACAGTTATCTTCAAAGCTGGACATGTTCAATGAATGCTCCTGTTGAGTACAGTTGCTATGGATGATGTCAAGTTAGTGGTGGCAAACGGTATAGAAAATGTTGTAGCACTGCTTGGTCTTAAGGTGTCTGATCTGTTCTAATTTCAAAGCCTTTTCTTTCCATTGCTGGCACCTTGGCAAGACCCAGAGCACTCTGTTAGCTGTCAGTGCTCAGCTTCCGCCTTAGTCCTTCCTCAGCCAAAATAAGTGAGCCATTTCCCAGGTGGTGGGAGATAAGTTTGCATTGTTATTTGCTCAtttaaagttttgttttgttttggtttggttttgtgtgtgtgtgtcctgttTTGTTGCGGTTTGTTGTTCACCATTATTAAGTTTTTGTCATTTGGCACAGGACTTAGGTTTAGGAGGGACAAAGGGCAGAATGGAGAGCTAAAGCCTAAAATGTGCCCAGGTGAGAAGccagtgaggcaggagagccctgggagtGGTGTGGTAGGGGTGAGGCAGACCCTGCAGTTTGAAAGGGAGG
This genomic window from Zonotrichia albicollis isolate bZonAlb1 chromosome 1, bZonAlb1.hap1, whole genome shotgun sequence contains:
- the GLI3 gene encoding transcriptional activator GLI3 isoform X3, which codes for MQPQGGQGLGKISEEPSTSSEERASLIKKEIHGSISHLPEPSVPYRGTLFTMDPRNGYMDPHYHPPHLFPAFHPPVPIDARHHEGRYHYEPSPIPPLHVPSALSSSPTYSELPFLRISPHRNPAATSESPFSTPHPYINPYMDYIRSLHSSPSLSMISAARGLSPTDAPHAGVSPAEYYHQMALLAGQRSPYADIIPSAATAGAGALHMEYLHAMDSARFPSPRLSARPSRKRTLSISPLSDHSFDLQTMIRTSPNSLVTILNNSRSSSSASGSYGHLSASAISPALSFTYPPTPVSLQQMHQQIISRQQTLGSAFGHSPPLIHPAPTFPTQRPIPGIPSVLNPVQVSSGPSESTQQNKPTSESAVSSTGDPMHNKRSKIKPDEDLPSPGAGSMQEQPEGMTLVKEEGDKDESKQEPEVVYETNCHWEGCSREFDTQEQLVHHINNDHIHGEKKEFVCRWLDCSREQKPFKAQYMLVVHMRRHTGEKPHKCTFEGCTKAYSRLENLKTHLRSHTGEKPYVCEHEGCNKAFSNASDRAKHQNRTHSNEKPYVCKIPGCTKRYTDPSSLRKHVKTVHGPEAHVTKKQRGDIHPRPPPPRDPGSHSQTRSPGHQTQGAVSEQKDLSNTTSKREECLQVKAVKSEKPMTSQPSPGGQSTCSSEQSPISNYSNNGIELSLTGGGSVGDLSVIDETPIMDSTISTATTALGLQARRNMTGTKWMEQVKLERLKQVNGMLPRLNPVPPSKAPTLPPLIGNGTQSNSSCSVGGSMTILPNRNELSSTDITVLNMLNRRDSNTSTISSAYLSSRRSSGISPCFSSRRSSDASQAEGRPQNVSVADSYDPISTDASRRSSEASQCDDLPSLLSLTPAQQYRLKAKYAAATGGPPPTPLPNMERMSLKTRMALLGDCRESGVSPLPPVNVPRRCSDGGANGYSRRHFLSHEALGNGTRRASDPVRMASDNLSGPRVQRFNSLNSFNTPALPPSMEKRNLVLQNYTRSEGGVFRSFSSPCPPSISENVALEAATMEAGSSLNDEDLLPDDVVQYLNSQNQGMYDHLLNNVLDSNKMHHSSVSGNNSSNFDQAPPPSSQQAGPEANKSDLPIQWNEVSSGSSDLSPSKLKCGQRSAVQQARAFRLHNNMMVQQQNLERSNMAQQNGYGNLMENNTSYSLQQNMTLGSGAGNSFSVQSNKPYSESMGRQAMMSGVTNNSCGMAVQGQKLRISNMPVNGNQQNFSHPLASSDQTTSMANGIQDRNMMEQEYLQSQPVGEGVRYQGVSQSGQMMLGQVSPTSQGSLYQGPQSCPLVSHTIGSQPSGLSVAKSYQSCSNYSSNRRQNMLRNNLSQQQRHVGDGNQTYRVNTIKMEMQGQSQQFCSNMQNYSGQLYDQTMGFSHQAMKTGSFFGSEASCLLQGTATENSSELLSPGANQVSSTVDSIDNNSLEGVQIDFDAIIDDGDHVSLISGALSPSIIQNVSRNSSRLTTPQTSLTFPAMPVSTTNMAIGDMSSLLTSLAEESKFLAVMQ